One genomic window of Methyloceanibacter sp. wino2 includes the following:
- the egtB gene encoding ergothioneine biosynthesis protein EgtB produces the protein MSLTQTILADSPQDTPTRYDRLGQRLMATRALSHELAAPLSDEDQVVQAMDDASPTKWHLAHTTWFFEAFVLSQFLPGYTRFDERFEYCFNSYYESVGARHPRPFRGLLTRPSGDEVRAYRAYVDEALDSLFAGEIPDEAAALVELGINHEQQHQELLLTDILSLFASQPLKPAYRDAAPGEPAGTPDPLTFVAFDGGVFEVGHDGSGFSYDNEGPRHEQLIRPFKLANRCVTNAEWIAFIEDGGYETSALWLADGWNLINAEGWRAPLYFERAQDGYGQMGLRGFRPANPAAPVTHVSYFEADAFARWAGYRLPSEFEWEHASAGLAENGRTLGSGFLSPQPATDDAGLNQMFGDVWEWTASAYLPYPGYKPAPGAVGEYNGKFMCNQFVLKGGSCATPDGHVRRTYRNFFYPHQRWQFTGLRLAADA, from the coding sequence ATGAGCCTCACACAGACTATCCTCGCAGACTCACCCCAAGACACACCAACGCGATACGACCGCCTCGGTCAGAGACTGATGGCGACGCGCGCCCTGTCGCACGAACTCGCCGCGCCGTTGAGCGACGAAGATCAAGTCGTTCAAGCCATGGACGACGCCAGTCCGACGAAATGGCACCTCGCCCACACGACCTGGTTCTTCGAGGCGTTTGTCCTGTCGCAATTTCTTCCCGGCTATACCCGCTTCGACGAACGTTTCGAATACTGCTTCAATTCCTATTACGAGAGCGTCGGCGCCCGCCATCCGCGCCCCTTTCGCGGCCTGCTGACGCGCCCCTCGGGCGATGAGGTCCGCGCCTACCGCGCCTATGTGGACGAGGCACTCGACAGCTTGTTTGCCGGCGAGATTCCGGACGAGGCCGCCGCGCTCGTCGAACTCGGCATCAATCACGAACAACAGCATCAGGAATTGCTGCTCACGGACATTTTGAGCCTGTTCGCGTCCCAGCCGCTGAAACCGGCCTATCGCGACGCCGCGCCGGGCGAACCCGCCGGCACGCCCGATCCGCTGACATTCGTCGCGTTCGACGGCGGCGTGTTCGAGGTCGGTCATGACGGCAGCGGCTTCTCTTATGACAACGAGGGACCGCGCCACGAGCAACTCATTCGTCCCTTCAAGCTCGCCAATCGCTGCGTCACCAATGCCGAATGGATCGCCTTCATCGAGGACGGCGGCTACGAGACGTCGGCGCTGTGGCTTGCGGACGGATGGAACCTCATCAACGCTGAGGGCTGGCGCGCGCCGCTCTATTTCGAGCGGGCTCAAGACGGGTACGGTCAGATGGGGCTCCGAGGCTTTCGCCCCGCGAACCCCGCCGCGCCGGTGACCCATGTCAGCTATTTCGAGGCGGATGCCTTCGCCCGGTGGGCCGGTTACCGGCTGCCGTCCGAGTTCGAATGGGAACATGCCTCGGCCGGTCTTGCCGAGAACGGACGAACGCTCGGGAGCGGCTTCTTGAGCCCGCAACCCGCAACAGACGACGCGGGACTGAATCAGATGTTCGGCGATGTGTGGGAATGGACGGCCAGCGCCTACCTGCCCTATCCGGGCTACAAACCGGCCCCGGGCGCCGTCGGCGAGTACAACGGCAAATTCATGTGCAATCAGTTCGTCCTCAAGGGCGGGTCGTGCGCGACGCCCGACGGCCATGTCCGCCGGACCTACCGGAACTTCTTCTATCCCCACCAGCGCTGGCAGTTCACGGGCCTGCGGCTCGCGGCGGACGCGTAA
- a CDS encoding sensor histidine kinase has product MSLTETQQATIDPVQPEWLRAGDSRLRLHTIVRLRWLAVVGQSLTILAVQWGLGMTVPIGWCFAVIALSAWLNVALRIRFPESQRLTARSAFLMLGFDIIQLAALLYLTGGLENPFAFLLVAPVAVSASALPLRTTIALGLLAIAAASVLAYVHYPLPWCHHDNAGSELFHHPIAWCHSQTIAIPQLYVLGVWAAVVLGIVFIGFYTWRTAQENRRMAEALAATEMVLAREQRLSALDGMAAAAAHGLGTPLATIAVATKELLHAAKEGDPIYDDLLLVRHQAERCRDILKELSARAEELDTILSRLPVSHLIDEVVEPYRPLAVPIHVTAGPQPSVSTSSDAVREPVTDRNPGVLYGLGNLIENALDFAKDEVNVDASWSRDEVRIVVTDDGDGFPPMSSSNSASRS; this is encoded by the coding sequence ATGAGCCTCACAGAAACGCAGCAGGCGACAATCGATCCCGTGCAGCCGGAATGGTTGCGCGCAGGCGATTCCCGGCTGCGCCTCCATACGATCGTGCGCCTCCGCTGGCTTGCCGTGGTCGGGCAGAGCCTGACCATATTGGCGGTCCAATGGGGACTGGGCATGACCGTCCCGATCGGCTGGTGCTTCGCCGTGATCGCGCTGTCGGCATGGCTCAACGTGGCTTTGCGCATCCGTTTTCCGGAGAGCCAGCGCCTGACCGCCCGCTCGGCGTTTCTGATGCTTGGCTTCGACATTATCCAGCTCGCCGCGCTGCTCTATCTCACCGGCGGGCTGGAAAACCCGTTTGCGTTTCTCCTGGTCGCGCCGGTCGCCGTGTCCGCCTCGGCCCTGCCGCTGCGCACGACCATTGCACTGGGCCTTCTCGCGATCGCTGCGGCGAGCGTCCTCGCATACGTCCACTACCCGCTGCCGTGGTGTCACCACGACAATGCGGGCTCCGAACTCTTTCATCACCCGATTGCTTGGTGCCATTCCCAAACGATCGCGATCCCGCAGCTCTACGTGCTGGGAGTCTGGGCGGCGGTCGTGCTCGGGATCGTCTTCATCGGCTTCTATACGTGGCGAACGGCGCAAGAGAACCGGCGCATGGCCGAGGCGCTGGCCGCGACGGAGATGGTGCTCGCACGCGAGCAGAGACTGTCCGCTCTCGACGGCATGGCCGCAGCCGCCGCTCATGGCCTCGGCACCCCGCTCGCCACGATCGCCGTCGCCACCAAGGAACTCCTGCACGCGGCCAAGGAAGGCGACCCGATCTACGACGATTTGCTTCTCGTCCGGCATCAGGCCGAGCGCTGCCGCGACATCCTGAAGGAATTGAGCGCGCGCGCCGAGGAACTCGATACGATTCTCTCGCGGCTGCCTGTCAGCCACCTCATCGATGAGGTGGTCGAACCCTATCGGCCGCTCGCCGTCCCGATCCACGTGACTGCAGGTCCGCAACCTAGCGTGTCCACGAGCAGCGATGCGGTGCGCGAGCCGGTGACCGATCGCAATCCCGGTGTCCTGTACGGCCTCGGTAATCTGATCGAGAATGCCCTCGACTTCGCCAAGGACGAGGTCAATGTCGACGCGAGCTGGTCGCGCGACGAAGTCCGGATCGTGGTTACCGACGACGGGGACGGGTTCCCCCCGATGTCCTCGAGCAACTCGGCGAGCCGTTCGTGA
- the speD gene encoding adenosylmethionine decarboxylase: MSSDALFQLGMDLDHGSSTAQTEETQTLCLEAEMAEERKDFFCERDGVRYAGTHLIIDLLGAERLDDLEHIEATLRQCVEEANATLLHIHLHHFEPNGGVSGVAVLAESHISIHSWPEYGYAALDVFMCGAADPNATIEVMKRAFSPDNVVVKTELRGRELERWTVGSKRHSMAASASA; the protein is encoded by the coding sequence ATGTCCAGTGACGCCCTCTTCCAATTGGGGATGGACTTGGATCATGGTTCAAGCACCGCCCAAACGGAAGAAACGCAAACCTTGTGCCTCGAGGCCGAGATGGCTGAAGAGCGCAAGGACTTTTTCTGTGAGCGAGATGGTGTGCGCTACGCGGGCACGCATCTCATAATTGATCTTCTCGGGGCGGAACGGCTCGACGACCTGGAGCACATCGAAGCGACGCTGAGGCAGTGCGTGGAGGAGGCGAACGCCACTCTCCTGCACATCCATCTGCATCACTTCGAGCCGAATGGCGGTGTGTCCGGCGTTGCGGTTCTTGCCGAGTCGCATATCTCGATCCACAGCTGGCCCGAATACGGCTATGCGGCGCTCGACGTGTTCATGTGCGGCGCCGCCGATCCGAACGCGACGATCGAGGTCATGAAACGCGCGTTTTCTCCGGACAACGTGGTCGTGAAAACCGAACTTCGCGGTAGGGAACTTGAGCGATGGACCGTTGGGTCGAAGAGACACTCCATGGCGGCTTCCGCGTCCGCCTGA
- the speE gene encoding polyamine aminopropyltransferase: protein MDRWVEETLHGGFRVRLKADKVLFDSQTEHQQLIIFENKDFGRVMMLDGVVQVSTKDEFVYHEMMAHVPLFAHGKAKNVLVIGGGDGGVLREVLRHPDVKRATLCEIDRSVIDLCREHFPEISNGAFDNKRTRVVIADGTKFVAETDERFDVILVDSTDPIGPGAVLFTKEFYADCKRALAPGGVLVTQNGLPFLQASELKQSVGYFRELFEDAFAYMATTPSYFGDAMSYGWASDNDDLRQYTVGEIEWRYAAAGAFPTKYWNPRVHVAAFALPNYVLDLVEA, encoded by the coding sequence ATGGACCGTTGGGTCGAAGAGACACTCCATGGCGGCTTCCGCGTCCGCCTGAAGGCGGACAAGGTTCTGTTCGACAGCCAGACCGAACATCAGCAGCTGATAATCTTCGAGAACAAAGATTTCGGCCGCGTGATGATGTTGGATGGCGTCGTCCAGGTCTCCACGAAGGATGAGTTCGTCTATCACGAGATGATGGCGCACGTGCCGCTCTTCGCCCATGGCAAGGCGAAGAACGTGCTCGTGATCGGCGGCGGTGATGGCGGGGTCCTGCGCGAGGTGCTGCGGCATCCGGACGTGAAACGCGCCACGCTATGCGAGATCGACCGCAGCGTGATCGACCTGTGCCGCGAGCACTTTCCGGAAATCTCGAACGGCGCCTTCGACAATAAGCGTACACGTGTCGTCATTGCCGACGGCACCAAATTCGTGGCCGAGACGGACGAGCGCTTCGACGTGATCCTCGTCGACTCGACCGATCCGATCGGGCCGGGGGCTGTGCTCTTCACGAAAGAGTTCTATGCGGACTGCAAGCGCGCGCTGGCGCCGGGCGGCGTCCTCGTCACGCAGAACGGGCTGCCCTTCCTGCAGGCGTCCGAGCTCAAGCAGTCCGTCGGCTATTTCCGCGAGTTGTTCGAGGACGCGTTCGCTTACATGGCGACCACACCGAGCTATTTCGGCGATGCCATGTCCTATGGCTGGGCGAGCGACAACGACGACCTGCGGCAGTATACGGTTGGCGAGATCGAATGGCGTTACGCCGCGGCAGGCGCGTTCCCGACGAAGTACTGGAATCCGCGCGTCCATGTCGCCGCGTTCGCGCTGCCGAACTACGTTCTGGACTTGGTCGAAGCCTAG
- a CDS encoding MmcB family DNA repair protein: protein MSVPNVEQDPLIVVDGRQSEAAAALQRGVCRTLRAYGHSVITELPLSNGRRADVVGLSASGDITIVEIKSCLTDYRTDGKWHEYLDYCDRLYFAVSADFPSEVIPEHAGLILADRYGAELVREPKEDRLNAARRKAMMLCFARAAALRLQHQLDPGCGLRS from the coding sequence ATGTCAGTGCCCAACGTGGAACAGGATCCGTTGATCGTGGTCGACGGGCGCCAGTCGGAGGCCGCCGCCGCGCTACAGCGCGGCGTCTGCCGCACGTTGCGCGCCTATGGCCATTCGGTGATCACGGAATTGCCGCTCTCGAACGGCCGGCGTGCGGACGTTGTCGGGCTTTCCGCCTCGGGCGACATCACGATTGTCGAGATCAAGTCCTGTCTTACCGATTATCGCACTGACGGAAAGTGGCACGAATATCTCGACTATTGCGACAGGCTCTACTTCGCGGTGTCTGCGGATTTCCCGAGTGAGGTGATTCCGGAACACGCCGGGCTGATTCTCGCCGATCGCTACGGCGCGGAACTTGTCCGCGAGCCCAAAGAGGACCGGCTCAATGCCGCGCGGCGCAAAGCGATGATGTTGTGTTTCGCGCGCGCCGCCGCGCTCCGGCTCCAGCACCAGCTGGATCCGGGGTGTGGCTTGAGAAGCTAA
- the egtD gene encoding L-histidine N(alpha)-methyltransferase: protein MSSAFSLSQARDGNVAEADEPTRAVRDAEFATAVLEGLAQKPRHIPSRFLYDEAGSALFEEITKLDEYYPTRTEIALLRAYGDEIAECVGPVETLVEFGSGSSRKTRLLIEALDGLETYVPIDVSESFLAEAAEGLEADFEDLTVRPVVGDFTKPRDLHGIEADEPLGFFSGSTIGNLTHEEATDFLENATRLLGPGSTFLIGVDLQKNLDILIPAYDDARGVTASFSLNLLARINRELDGDFDADRFAHRAVYNPRQGRIEIYLESLADQTVHVLGQRFDFTKGERIHTENSHKYSIEGFQDLARRGGWEPAEVWTDEAALFSLHLLRAA from the coding sequence ATGTCGAGCGCGTTCTCCCTGTCACAGGCGCGCGACGGCAACGTCGCAGAAGCCGACGAGCCGACGCGTGCCGTTCGCGACGCCGAGTTCGCTACAGCCGTCCTGGAAGGTCTTGCGCAAAAGCCCCGCCACATTCCCTCGCGCTTTCTCTACGACGAGGCAGGCTCTGCCCTGTTCGAGGAGATCACGAAGCTCGACGAATATTATCCGACCCGCACGGAGATCGCGTTGCTTCGGGCCTATGGCGACGAGATCGCCGAGTGCGTCGGTCCGGTCGAGACCTTGGTCGAGTTCGGCTCCGGGTCGAGCCGGAAAACGCGCCTCCTGATCGAGGCACTGGACGGCCTCGAGACATACGTGCCGATCGACGTTTCGGAGAGCTTCCTTGCGGAAGCCGCTGAAGGGTTGGAGGCCGACTTCGAGGATCTGACCGTCCGCCCCGTCGTCGGCGATTTCACCAAGCCCCGCGACCTCCATGGCATCGAGGCCGATGAGCCGCTCGGGTTCTTCTCCGGCTCCACGATCGGCAACCTCACCCACGAGGAGGCCACGGACTTTCTCGAGAACGCCACGCGGCTGCTGGGACCGGGAAGCACCTTCCTGATCGGCGTCGATCTTCAGAAGAACCTCGACATCCTGATTCCGGCCTATGACGACGCGCGCGGCGTAACCGCATCGTTCAGCCTCAACCTGCTGGCGCGAATCAATCGGGAGCTCGACGGCGATTTTGATGCGGACCGGTTTGCTCACCGGGCGGTCTACAATCCGCGCCAAGGGCGCATCGAGATCTATCTCGAGAGCCTCGCGGATCAGACCGTTCACGTTTTGGGGCAGCGCTTCGACTTCACGAAAGGCGAGCGCATCCACACCGAGAACTCCCACAAATACTCGATCGAGGGCTTTCAGGATCTCGCCCGGCGCGGCGGCTGGGAGCCGGCAGAGGTCTGGACCGACGAAGCGGCGCTTTTCAGCCTGCACCTTCTGCGAGCGGCCTAG
- a CDS encoding diphosphate--fructose-6-phosphate 1-phosphotransferase → MSDLPTGNAAIGQSGGPTAVINQSLVGVVEGLQKGLVASGTVKQILGMRHGVRGIAKDGGDLVDLTTMPAKTLEAVAQTPSAALGSTRDKPDEEYCAQILQGCRQNNIRYFFYIGGNDSADTCRIVSEKAAEAGYEMRCFHVPKTIDNDLKENDHTPGFASAARFVTLAHMGDALDNASLGGIKINVVMGRQAGFLTAAASLARGCRETDKDAAKRPAPHLIYVPEVPFVMDHFLHDVDRVYSALGRCQIAVSEGIRDADGNEIGPQLMRSGEVDAHGNVQLSGSGALGDGLADAVKKALTPAGGKAPRVRADTFGYLQRCWPVTSSIDAMEARGVGRHAAKLAADGDAGASITIIRTSNVPGDYRSEFGRADLSAVARHARHMPEDFSDDGNNISAVFYDYCHPLVGELPTFGKL, encoded by the coding sequence GTGTCTGATCTTCCAACCGGGAATGCGGCCATTGGCCAGTCAGGCGGCCCGACCGCCGTCATCAACCAGTCGCTCGTGGGCGTCGTCGAGGGCTTGCAGAAGGGCCTCGTTGCCTCCGGGACGGTGAAGCAGATCCTCGGCATGCGCCATGGCGTGCGCGGCATCGCCAAGGATGGCGGCGACCTCGTCGATCTCACCACGATGCCCGCCAAGACACTCGAGGCCGTCGCCCAGACGCCGTCCGCGGCGCTCGGCTCCACCCGCGACAAGCCCGACGAAGAATACTGCGCGCAGATTCTCCAAGGCTGCCGCCAGAACAACATTCGCTACTTCTTCTATATCGGCGGCAATGATTCCGCCGACACCTGCCGCATCGTGAGCGAGAAAGCGGCAGAGGCGGGCTACGAGATGCGCTGCTTCCACGTACCGAAGACCATCGACAACGACCTCAAAGAGAACGATCACACGCCGGGCTTTGCCTCCGCCGCGCGCTTCGTGACGCTCGCCCACATGGGCGATGCGCTGGACAATGCCAGCCTCGGCGGCATCAAGATCAATGTCGTCATGGGCCGGCAAGCGGGGTTTCTCACGGCTGCCGCGTCGCTCGCACGCGGATGCCGCGAAACCGACAAGGACGCCGCCAAGCGGCCTGCGCCCCATCTGATCTACGTGCCGGAAGTGCCATTCGTGATGGATCACTTCCTCCACGACGTCGATCGGGTCTACTCGGCCTTGGGCCGCTGTCAGATCGCCGTGAGCGAAGGTATCCGGGACGCCGACGGCAACGAGATCGGGCCACAGCTCATGCGCTCGGGCGAAGTGGACGCCCACGGCAATGTGCAGCTTTCGGGCTCGGGCGCCCTCGGTGACGGCCTCGCCGATGCGGTGAAGAAGGCACTGACCCCGGCGGGCGGTAAGGCGCCGCGCGTCCGCGCCGATACGTTCGGATATTTGCAGCGCTGCTGGCCGGTGACGTCATCCATCGATGCCATGGAGGCTCGTGGCGTCGGGCGGCACGCAGCCAAGCTCGCAGCCGACGGCGACGCTGGCGCCTCCATCACCATCATCCGGACCTCGAACGTGCCCGGCGACTACCGAAGCGAGTTCGGCCGGGCGGACTTGTCGGCGGTGGCGCGCCACGCGCGGCATATGCCGGAGGATTTCTCGGACGACGGCAACAACATCAGCGCCGTGTTCTACGACTATTGCCACCCCTTGGTGGGCGAGCTGCCGACCTTCGGAAAACTCTGA
- a CDS encoding PHB depolymerase family esterase, whose amino-acid sequence MTFLVRSWAATQSAALGSVMCCALLAPGQAAAEALPKLGAELSQTSVSGLSSGAFMAGQLEIAHSEDIVGAGIVAGGPFACAESAIARLFPYWATGVTQNAIQAAQSCMKTTLGEPDPEKLIARARELADDGEIDPLSALATHNIYLYSGDKDSTVSRPVVEAAKKFYELAGVPEGNISYVEGDGGHAFITEEGGAACGLSETPFVSDCDYDQARAILGWIYGPLTPAAGKAEGDFVVFEQAEFTEAGEGLADEGVVYIPPSCRETPGCRVHVALHGCQQSRTRVGGTFIEDTGYAELADTNRLIILFPQIASSAVNPQGCWDWWGYTGLDYLGKDAPQISALWKMVERLAEPPAEETPVEASPEQE is encoded by the coding sequence ATGACCTTCCTGGTGCGAAGCTGGGCCGCGACCCAATCCGCCGCTCTCGGTTCGGTAATGTGCTGTGCGCTCCTCGCGCCCGGACAAGCCGCCGCCGAGGCGCTGCCAAAGCTCGGCGCTGAACTGTCGCAGACCTCCGTATCCGGCCTGTCGTCCGGCGCGTTCATGGCCGGGCAACTGGAGATCGCCCATTCCGAAGACATCGTCGGCGCCGGAATTGTCGCCGGCGGTCCGTTCGCCTGCGCCGAATCAGCAATCGCGCGGCTGTTCCCCTATTGGGCCACCGGGGTGACGCAGAACGCGATACAGGCGGCGCAAAGCTGCATGAAAACCACCCTCGGCGAGCCGGACCCCGAGAAGCTGATCGCGCGCGCTCGCGAGCTGGCCGACGACGGCGAGATCGATCCGCTCTCGGCGCTCGCGACGCACAACATCTATCTCTATTCCGGCGACAAGGATTCCACGGTCAGCCGTCCCGTGGTCGAAGCCGCCAAGAAATTCTACGAACTCGCCGGCGTGCCGGAGGGCAACATTTCCTATGTGGAGGGCGACGGCGGCCACGCGTTCATCACCGAGGAAGGCGGCGCGGCTTGCGGCCTCTCGGAAACGCCTTTCGTCAGCGACTGCGACTACGACCAGGCCCGCGCCATCCTCGGCTGGATCTACGGTCCGCTGACGCCCGCGGCCGGCAAAGCGGAAGGCGACTTCGTCGTGTTCGAACAGGCCGAGTTCACCGAGGCCGGCGAAGGGCTGGCCGATGAAGGCGTCGTCTATATTCCGCCTTCGTGCCGGGAGACTCCCGGCTGCCGGGTGCACGTGGCCTTGCACGGCTGCCAGCAATCGCGCACCCGAGTCGGGGGCACCTTCATCGAGGACACGGGCTACGCAGAGTTGGCCGACACCAACCGGCTGATTATCCTGTTCCCGCAGATCGCCTCCAGCGCCGTGAACCCGCAAGGGTGCTGGGACTGGTGGGGCTATACGGGTCTCGACTATCTTGGCAAGGACGCGCCGCAGATCAGCGCGCTCTGGAAGATGGTGGAGCGTCTCGCGGAACCTCCAGCGGAGGAAACCCCGGTAGAGGCGTCGCCCGAACAGGAGTGA
- a CDS encoding ActR/PrrA/RegA family redox response regulator transcription factor — protein MSEDLSGPLQDNTLLIVDDDRAFLQRLARAMETRGFAVEAAGSVDEGLAMLRQRPPAFAVVDMRLDDGSGIDVVAALKEIRPDSRAVILTGYGNIATAVSAVKIGAVDYLAKPADADDVYNALVAAPDDKALPPENPMSADRVRWEHIQRVYELCNRNVSETARRLNMHRRTLQRILAKRAPK, from the coding sequence ATGTCAGAGGATCTCAGCGGCCCCCTCCAGGACAACACGCTACTGATTGTCGACGACGATCGGGCGTTCCTGCAGCGCTTGGCGCGCGCCATGGAAACCCGGGGCTTTGCCGTCGAGGCCGCAGGCTCGGTGGATGAAGGCTTGGCAATGCTTCGGCAGCGGCCCCCGGCCTTTGCCGTCGTGGACATGCGTCTCGATGACGGCAGCGGCATCGATGTCGTCGCGGCCTTGAAGGAAATCCGGCCCGATTCGCGGGCGGTGATCCTCACCGGCTACGGCAATATCGCGACGGCCGTTTCGGCGGTGAAGATCGGCGCCGTCGATTATCTCGCCAAACCCGCCGATGCCGACGACGTTTACAATGCGCTCGTTGCGGCACCCGACGACAAGGCGTTGCCGCCGGAAAATCCGATGTCGGCGGACCGTGTCCGGTGGGAGCACATTCAGCGCGTCTATGAGCTTTGCAATCGCAATGTCTCGGAGACGGCGCGCCGGCTCAACATGCATCGCCGTACGCTTCAGCGAATCTTGGCGAAGCGCGCCCCCAAATAG
- a CDS encoding GNAT family N-acetyltransferase yields the protein MDHSTTVLIFEAPVGSGLYRDALRLREDILRRPLGLTVSSEELADDSMRQHFCAVDCGAVVGTVSLRPLDETTLHLKQMAVVEPKRAARIGSRLVAHVERWGTSAGFRLMVAHARVGAEGFYLKHGYAQEGAAFFEQTIPHVRVTKRLR from the coding sequence ATGGACCACAGCACGACCGTCCTGATCTTCGAGGCGCCTGTCGGCTCCGGCCTGTACCGCGATGCCTTGCGTTTGCGCGAAGATATCCTGCGCCGGCCCTTGGGCCTCACAGTGAGTTCCGAGGAACTGGCGGACGACAGCATGCGCCAGCACTTCTGCGCCGTGGATTGCGGCGCGGTGGTGGGCACGGTGTCCCTGCGGCCCCTGGACGAGACCACGCTGCATCTGAAACAAATGGCCGTTGTCGAGCCAAAACGGGCCGCGCGTATCGGCTCGCGACTGGTTGCCCACGTGGAGCGTTGGGGCACGTCCGCCGGTTTCCGGCTTATGGTCGCCCATGCACGGGTCGGCGCCGAGGGGTTCTACCTCAAGCACGGCTACGCGCAGGAGGGCGCGGCATTTTTTGAACAGACGATCCCGCATGTGCGGGTTACGAAACGACTCAGATAG
- the bcp gene encoding thioredoxin-dependent thiol peroxidase, producing the protein MSLEVGDKAPNFKLPTDGGGTISLKDLKGETVILYFYPKDDTSGCTAEACAFRDALPDFSKAKAKVIGISKDPVKKHDKFKEKYELTFPLASDEDGAVCADYGTWVEKSMYGRKYMGIDRSTFLIDGKGVIRAIWRKVKVPGHVDEVLKAAQDL; encoded by the coding sequence ATGAGCTTAGAGGTCGGCGACAAGGCGCCCAATTTCAAACTGCCGACGGACGGCGGCGGCACCATCTCCCTGAAGGACCTCAAGGGTGAAACCGTCATCCTCTATTTTTACCCCAAGGACGACACGTCGGGCTGCACGGCGGAGGCATGCGCCTTTCGCGACGCGCTGCCGGACTTCTCCAAAGCGAAGGCGAAAGTCATCGGCATCTCCAAGGACCCGGTGAAGAAGCACGACAAGTTCAAGGAGAAGTACGAGCTGACCTTCCCGCTGGCCTCGGATGAGGATGGCGCGGTTTGCGCGGACTACGGCACCTGGGTCGAGAAGAGCATGTACGGCCGCAAATACATGGGCATCGACCGCTCGACCTTCCTCATCGACGGCAAAGGCGTCATTCGCGCGATCTGGCGCAAGGTGAAAGTGCCGGGCCACGTGGACGAGGTGCTAAAGGCGGCACAAGACCTGTAG